In a single window of the Drosophila albomicans strain 15112-1751.03 chromosome 3, ASM965048v2, whole genome shotgun sequence genome:
- the LOC117572031 gene encoding calcium-transporting ATPase sarcoplasmic/endoplasmic reticulum type isoform X3 translates to MEDGHAKTVEQTLNFFGTDGERGLSVDQIKANQKKYGPNELPTEEGKSIWQLVLEQFDDLLVKILLLAAIISFVLALFEEHEDTFTAFVEPLVILLILIANAVVGVWQERNAESAIEALKEYEPEMGKVVRQDKSGIQKIRAKEIVPGDLVEVSVGDKIPADIRITHIYSTTLRIDQSILTGESVSVIKHTDAIPDPRAVNQDKKNILFSGTNVAAGKARGVVIGTGLSTAIGKIRTEMSETEEIKTPLQQKLDEFGEQLSKVISIICVAVWAINIGHFNDPAHGGSWIKGAIYYFKIAVALAVAAIPEGLPAVITTCLALGTRRMAKKNAIVRSLPSVETLGCTSVICSDKTGTLTTNQMSVSRMFIFDKVEGNDSSFVEFELTGSTYEPIGELFLSGQRVKASDYDTLQELSTICIMCNDSAIDYNEFKQAFEKVGEATETALIVLAEKLNSFNVNKSGLDRRSAAIACRGEIETKWKKEFTLEFSRDRKSMSSYCTPLKASRLGTGPKLFVKGAPEGVLERCTHARVGTSKVPLTSALKSKILNLTGQYGTGRDTLRCLALAVADSPMRPDEMDLGDSTKFFQYEVNLTFVGVVGMLDPPRKEVFDSIVRCRAAGIRVIVITGDNKATAEAICRRIGVFTEDEDTNGKSYSGREFDDLSPAEQKAAVARSRLFSRVEPQHKSKIVEFLQGMNEISAMTGDGVNDAPALKKAEIGIAMGSGTAVAKSAAEMVLADDNFSSIVSAVEEGRAIYNNMKQFIRYLISSNIGEVVSIFLTAALGLPEALIPVQLLWVNLVTDGLPATALGFNPPDLDIMEKPPRKADEGLISGWLFFRYMAIGFYVGAATVGAAAWWFLFSDEGPKLTYWQLTHHLACLGGGDEFKGVDCKIFSDPHAMTMALSVLVTIEMLNAMNSLSENQSLITMPPWCNLWLIGSMALSFTLHFVILYVEVLSTVFQVTPLSAEEWITVMKFSIPVVLLDETLKFVARKIADVNPRFH, encoded by the exons atggagGACGGTCACGCGAAAACCGTCGAACAAACTCTGAACTTCTTCGGCACAGACGGCGAACGTGGTCTATCTGTCGATCAGATCAAGGCTAACCAGAAAAAATATGGACCCAATG AGTTGCCAACTGAGGAAG GAAAAAGCATCTGGCAGCTGGTTTTAGAGCAGTTCGATGATCTTCTCGTGAAGATTTTGCTGTTGGCAGCcatcatttcattt GTATTAGCGCTATTTGAGGAACATGAAGACACTTTCACTGCATTTGTAGAGCCCTTAGTCATTTTACTTATTCTTATTGCAAATGCTGTCGTTGGTGTTTGGCAGGAACGCAATGCCGAATCCGCTATTGAGGCACTCAAAGAATACGAGCCCGAGATGGGCAAAGTGGTTCGCCAAGACAAGTCCGGTATCCAAAAGATCCGTGCGAAAGAAATTGTGCCGGGTGATTTGGTTGAGGTGTCTGTCGGTGATAAAATTCCCGCCGACATTCGTATCACTCACATCTATTCAACCACCCTGAGAATCGATCAGTCTATTCTGACTGGTGAATCCGTGTCGGTTATCAAGCACACAGATGCCATTCCCGATCCCCGTGCTGTTAATCAGGACAAGAAGAACATTCTATTCTCTGGCACCAATGTGGCCGCTGGTAAGGCTCGTGGTGTTGTTATCGGCACCGGCCTGAGCACTGCCATTGGCAAGATTCGCACAGAAATGTCCGAGACCGAGGAGATTAAGACTCCACTGCAACAGAAGCTGGATGAGTTCGGTGAGCAGTTGTCCAAGGTTATCTCCATCATTTGCGTTGCTGTCTGGGCCATCAACATTGGACACTTCAACGATCCAGCTCACGGTGGCTCATGGATCAAGGGTGCCATCTACTATTTCAAGATTGCTGTCGCCTTGGCTGTCGCTGCCATTCCTGAGGGTCTGCCAGCTGTTATCACCACCTGTTTGGCTTTGGGTACTCGCCGCATGGCCAAGAAGAACGCCATCGTGCGTTCCCTGCCCTCTGTGGAGACTCTTGGATGCACCTCCGTCATCTGCTCTGATAAGACCGGCACACTCACCACCAATCAAATGTCCGTTTCGCGTATGTTCATCTTCGACAAGGTTGAAGGCAATGACAGCAGCTTTGTTGAGTTCGAACTGACCGGCTCCACCTACGAACCCATTGGCGAGCTCTTCTTGAGCGGCCAGCGCGTGAAGGCTAGCGATTACGACACATTGCAGGAACTCTCCACCATTTGCATCATGTGCAACGATTCGGCTATTGATTACAACGAATTCAAGCAGGCTTTCGAAAAGGTCGGTGAAGCCACCGAAACTGCTCTGATTGTCTTGGCTGAGAAACTGAACTCATTCAATGTGAACAAATCTGGTTTGGATCGTCGTTCCGCCGCCATTGCTTGCCGTGGTGAGATTGAGACCAAGTGGAAGAAGGAATTCACTCTTGAATTCTCGCGTGATCGTAAATCCATGTCCTCATACTGCACACCATTGAAGGCTTCTCGTCTGGGTACTGGACCTAAACTGTTTGTGAAGGGTGCCCCCGAAGGTGTCTTGGAACGTTGCACACACGCTCGCGTTGGCACCAGCAAGGTTCCTCTGACCTCGGCCCTCAAGAGCAAGATCCTGAACTTGACTGGTCAATATGGTACTGGTCGCGATACATTGCGTTGCTTGGCTCTCGCTGTTGCCGACAGTCCTATGCGTCCCGATGAAATGGACTTGGGTGATTCCACCAAATTCTTCCAGTATGAGGTGAACCTAACCTTTGTTGGTGTCGTTGGCATGTTGGATCCTCCACGTAAAGAAGTTTTCGATTCAATTGTTCGCTGCCGTGCTGCTGGTATTCGTGTCATTGTTATCACTGGTGATAACAAGGCTACCGCTGAAGCTATCTGCCGTCGCATTGGCGTCTTCACCGAGGATGAGGACACCAACGGCAAATCGTATTCCGGACGTGAATTCGATGATCTGTCGCCAGCTGAACAGAAGGCTGCCGTTGCCCGTTCCCGCCTGTTCTCGCGTGTGGAGCCTCAGCACAAATCCAAGATTGTTGAATTCTTGCAGGGCATGAATGAAATCTCTGCCATGACTGGTGATGGTGTCAATGATGCTCCCGCTTTGAAGAAGGCTGAAATTGGTATTGCCATGGGTTCTGGTACCGCTGTTGCCAAGTCTGCCGCTGAAATGGTTTTGGCTGATGATAACTTCTCTTCGATTGTGTCTGCCGTTGAGGAAGGTCGCGCTATTTATAACAACATGAAGCAGTTCATCCGTTACCTTATTTCATCCAACATTGGTGAGGTCGTTTCCATCTTTTTGACTGCTGCTCTGGGTCTGCCCGAAGCTTTGATCCCCGTCCAGCTGTTGTGGGTCAACTTG GTCACTGATGGTCTTCCAGCTACTGCTCTGGGCTTCAACCCTCCCGATCTGGATATCATGGAGAAACCACCCAGGAAGGCCGACGAAGGTTTGATCTCCGGCTGGCTGTTCTTCCG TTACATGGCTATTGGCTTCTATGTCGGTGCTGCCACCGTTGGTGCCGCCGCCTGGTGGTTCCTGTTCTCCGATGAAGGCCCAAAACTCACATACTGGCAACTCACTCACCACTTGGCATGCTTGGGCGGTGGCGACGAATTCAAGGGTGTCGACTGCAAGATCTTCAGCGATCCACATGCCATGACCATGGCCTTGTCTGTGCTCGTGACCATTGAAATGTTGAACGCCATGAACAG TTTATCCGAGAATCAATCCTTGATTACAATGCCACCATGGTGCAACTTGTGGTTGATTGGTTCAATGGCTCTGTCCTTCACTCTTCACTTTGTTATACTTTATGTTGAAGTACTTTCT ACCGTCTTCCAAGTGACACCGTTGTCTGCCGAGGAATGGATAACTGTGATGAAATTCTCAATTCCTGTAGTTTTATTAGATGaaacattgaaatttgttgctaGAAAAATCGCAGATG tAAATCCCCGATTTCATTAA
- the LOC117572031 gene encoding calcium-transporting ATPase sarcoplasmic/endoplasmic reticulum type isoform X1, protein MEDGHAKTVEQTLNFFGTDGERGLSVDQIKANQKKYGPNELPTEEGKSIWQLVLEQFDDLLVKILLLAAIISFVLALFEEHEDTFTAFVEPLVILLILIANAVVGVWQERNAESAIEALKEYEPEMGKVVRQDKSGIQKIRAKEIVPGDLVEVSVGDKIPADIRITHIYSTTLRIDQSILTGESVSVIKHTDAIPDPRAVNQDKKNILFSGTNVAAGKARGVVIGTGLSTAIGKIRTEMSETEEIKTPLQQKLDEFGEQLSKVISIICVAVWAINIGHFNDPAHGGSWIKGAIYYFKIAVALAVAAIPEGLPAVITTCLALGTRRMAKKNAIVRSLPSVETLGCTSVICSDKTGTLTTNQMSVSRMFIFDKVEGNDSSFVEFELTGSTYEPIGELFLSGQRVKASDYDTLQELSTICIMCNDSAIDYNEFKQAFEKVGEATETALIVLAEKLNSFNVNKSGLDRRSAAIACRGEIETKWKKEFTLEFSRDRKSMSSYCTPLKASRLGTGPKLFVKGAPEGVLERCTHARVGTSKVPLTSALKSKILNLTGQYGTGRDTLRCLALAVADSPMRPDEMDLGDSTKFFQYEVNLTFVGVVGMLDPPRKEVFDSIVRCRAAGIRVIVITGDNKATAEAICRRIGVFTEDEDTNGKSYSGREFDDLSPAEQKAAVARSRLFSRVEPQHKSKIVEFLQGMNEISAMTGDGVNDAPALKKAEIGIAMGSGTAVAKSAAEMVLADDNFSSIVSAVEEGRAIYNNMKQFIRYLISSNIGEVVSIFLTAALGLPEALIPVQLLWVNLVTDGLPATALGFNPPDLDIMEKPPRKADEGLISGWLFFRYMAIGFYVGAATVGAAAWWFLFSDEGPKLTYWQLTHHLACLGGGDEFKGVDCKIFSDPHAMTMALSVLVTIEMLNAMNSLSENQSLITMPPWCNLWLIGSMALSFTLHFVILYVEVLSTVFQVTPLSAEEWITVMKFSIPVVLLDETLKFVARKIADGESPIYKMHGIVLMWAVFFGLLYAMML, encoded by the exons atggagGACGGTCACGCGAAAACCGTCGAACAAACTCTGAACTTCTTCGGCACAGACGGCGAACGTGGTCTATCTGTCGATCAGATCAAGGCTAACCAGAAAAAATATGGACCCAATG AGTTGCCAACTGAGGAAG GAAAAAGCATCTGGCAGCTGGTTTTAGAGCAGTTCGATGATCTTCTCGTGAAGATTTTGCTGTTGGCAGCcatcatttcattt GTATTAGCGCTATTTGAGGAACATGAAGACACTTTCACTGCATTTGTAGAGCCCTTAGTCATTTTACTTATTCTTATTGCAAATGCTGTCGTTGGTGTTTGGCAGGAACGCAATGCCGAATCCGCTATTGAGGCACTCAAAGAATACGAGCCCGAGATGGGCAAAGTGGTTCGCCAAGACAAGTCCGGTATCCAAAAGATCCGTGCGAAAGAAATTGTGCCGGGTGATTTGGTTGAGGTGTCTGTCGGTGATAAAATTCCCGCCGACATTCGTATCACTCACATCTATTCAACCACCCTGAGAATCGATCAGTCTATTCTGACTGGTGAATCCGTGTCGGTTATCAAGCACACAGATGCCATTCCCGATCCCCGTGCTGTTAATCAGGACAAGAAGAACATTCTATTCTCTGGCACCAATGTGGCCGCTGGTAAGGCTCGTGGTGTTGTTATCGGCACCGGCCTGAGCACTGCCATTGGCAAGATTCGCACAGAAATGTCCGAGACCGAGGAGATTAAGACTCCACTGCAACAGAAGCTGGATGAGTTCGGTGAGCAGTTGTCCAAGGTTATCTCCATCATTTGCGTTGCTGTCTGGGCCATCAACATTGGACACTTCAACGATCCAGCTCACGGTGGCTCATGGATCAAGGGTGCCATCTACTATTTCAAGATTGCTGTCGCCTTGGCTGTCGCTGCCATTCCTGAGGGTCTGCCAGCTGTTATCACCACCTGTTTGGCTTTGGGTACTCGCCGCATGGCCAAGAAGAACGCCATCGTGCGTTCCCTGCCCTCTGTGGAGACTCTTGGATGCACCTCCGTCATCTGCTCTGATAAGACCGGCACACTCACCACCAATCAAATGTCCGTTTCGCGTATGTTCATCTTCGACAAGGTTGAAGGCAATGACAGCAGCTTTGTTGAGTTCGAACTGACCGGCTCCACCTACGAACCCATTGGCGAGCTCTTCTTGAGCGGCCAGCGCGTGAAGGCTAGCGATTACGACACATTGCAGGAACTCTCCACCATTTGCATCATGTGCAACGATTCGGCTATTGATTACAACGAATTCAAGCAGGCTTTCGAAAAGGTCGGTGAAGCCACCGAAACTGCTCTGATTGTCTTGGCTGAGAAACTGAACTCATTCAATGTGAACAAATCTGGTTTGGATCGTCGTTCCGCCGCCATTGCTTGCCGTGGTGAGATTGAGACCAAGTGGAAGAAGGAATTCACTCTTGAATTCTCGCGTGATCGTAAATCCATGTCCTCATACTGCACACCATTGAAGGCTTCTCGTCTGGGTACTGGACCTAAACTGTTTGTGAAGGGTGCCCCCGAAGGTGTCTTGGAACGTTGCACACACGCTCGCGTTGGCACCAGCAAGGTTCCTCTGACCTCGGCCCTCAAGAGCAAGATCCTGAACTTGACTGGTCAATATGGTACTGGTCGCGATACATTGCGTTGCTTGGCTCTCGCTGTTGCCGACAGTCCTATGCGTCCCGATGAAATGGACTTGGGTGATTCCACCAAATTCTTCCAGTATGAGGTGAACCTAACCTTTGTTGGTGTCGTTGGCATGTTGGATCCTCCACGTAAAGAAGTTTTCGATTCAATTGTTCGCTGCCGTGCTGCTGGTATTCGTGTCATTGTTATCACTGGTGATAACAAGGCTACCGCTGAAGCTATCTGCCGTCGCATTGGCGTCTTCACCGAGGATGAGGACACCAACGGCAAATCGTATTCCGGACGTGAATTCGATGATCTGTCGCCAGCTGAACAGAAGGCTGCCGTTGCCCGTTCCCGCCTGTTCTCGCGTGTGGAGCCTCAGCACAAATCCAAGATTGTTGAATTCTTGCAGGGCATGAATGAAATCTCTGCCATGACTGGTGATGGTGTCAATGATGCTCCCGCTTTGAAGAAGGCTGAAATTGGTATTGCCATGGGTTCTGGTACCGCTGTTGCCAAGTCTGCCGCTGAAATGGTTTTGGCTGATGATAACTTCTCTTCGATTGTGTCTGCCGTTGAGGAAGGTCGCGCTATTTATAACAACATGAAGCAGTTCATCCGTTACCTTATTTCATCCAACATTGGTGAGGTCGTTTCCATCTTTTTGACTGCTGCTCTGGGTCTGCCCGAAGCTTTGATCCCCGTCCAGCTGTTGTGGGTCAACTTG GTCACTGATGGTCTTCCAGCTACTGCTCTGGGCTTCAACCCTCCCGATCTGGATATCATGGAGAAACCACCCAGGAAGGCCGACGAAGGTTTGATCTCCGGCTGGCTGTTCTTCCG TTACATGGCTATTGGCTTCTATGTCGGTGCTGCCACCGTTGGTGCCGCCGCCTGGTGGTTCCTGTTCTCCGATGAAGGCCCAAAACTCACATACTGGCAACTCACTCACCACTTGGCATGCTTGGGCGGTGGCGACGAATTCAAGGGTGTCGACTGCAAGATCTTCAGCGATCCACATGCCATGACCATGGCCTTGTCTGTGCTCGTGACCATTGAAATGTTGAACGCCATGAACAG TTTATCCGAGAATCAATCCTTGATTACAATGCCACCATGGTGCAACTTGTGGTTGATTGGTTCAATGGCTCTGTCCTTCACTCTTCACTTTGTTATACTTTATGTTGAAGTACTTTCT ACCGTCTTCCAAGTGACACCGTTGTCTGCCGAGGAATGGATAACTGTGATGAAATTCTCAATTCCTGTAGTTTTATTAGATGaaacattgaaatttgttgctaGAAAAATCGCAGATGGTGAGAGCCCTATATATAAGATGCATGGGATTGTGTTAATGTGGGCTGTCTTCTTTGGCCTGCTATACGCTATGATGCtttaa
- the LOC117572031 gene encoding calcium-transporting ATPase sarcoplasmic/endoplasmic reticulum type isoform X2, protein MEDGHAKTVEQTLNFFGTDGERGLSVDQIKANQKKYGPNELPTEEGKSIWQLVLEQFDDLLVKILLLAAIISFVLALFEEHEDTFTAFVEPLVILLILIANAVVGVWQERNAESAIEALKEYEPEMGKVVRQDKSGIQKIRAKEIVPGDLVEVSVGDKIPADIRITHIYSTTLRIDQSILTGESVSVIKHTDAIPDPRAVNQDKKNILFSGTNVAAGKARGVVIGTGLSTAIGKIRTEMSETEEIKTPLQQKLDEFGEQLSKVISIICVAVWAINIGHFNDPAHGGSWIKGAIYYFKIAVALAVAAIPEGLPAVITTCLALGTRRMAKKNAIVRSLPSVETLGCTSVICSDKTGTLTTNQMSVSRMFIFDKVEGNDSSFVEFELTGSTYEPIGELFLSGQRVKASDYDTLQELSTICIMCNDSAIDYNEFKQAFEKVGEATETALIVLAEKLNSFNVNKSGLDRRSAAIACRGEIETKWKKEFTLEFSRDRKSMSSYCTPLKASRLGTGPKLFVKGAPEGVLERCTHARVGTSKVPLTSALKSKILNLTGQYGTGRDTLRCLALAVADSPMRPDEMDLGDSTKFFQYEVNLTFVGVVGMLDPPRKEVFDSIVRCRAAGIRVIVITGDNKATAEAICRRIGVFTEDEDTNGKSYSGREFDDLSPAEQKAAVARSRLFSRVEPQHKSKIVEFLQGMNEISAMTGDGVNDAPALKKAEIGIAMGSGTAVAKSAAEMVLADDNFSSIVSAVEEGRAIYNNMKQFIRYLISSNIGEVVSIFLTAALGLPEALIPVQLLWVNLVTDGLPATALGFNPPDLDIMEKPPRKADEGLISGWLFFRYMAIGFYVGAATVGAAAWWFLFSDEGPKLTYWQLTHHLACLGGGDEFKGVDCKIFSDPHAMTMALSVLVTIEMLNAMNSLSENQSLITMPPWCNLWLIGSMALSFTLHFVILYVEVLSTVFQVTPLSAEEWITVMKFSIPVVLLDETLKFVARKIADVPDVVVDKW, encoded by the exons atggagGACGGTCACGCGAAAACCGTCGAACAAACTCTGAACTTCTTCGGCACAGACGGCGAACGTGGTCTATCTGTCGATCAGATCAAGGCTAACCAGAAAAAATATGGACCCAATG AGTTGCCAACTGAGGAAG GAAAAAGCATCTGGCAGCTGGTTTTAGAGCAGTTCGATGATCTTCTCGTGAAGATTTTGCTGTTGGCAGCcatcatttcattt GTATTAGCGCTATTTGAGGAACATGAAGACACTTTCACTGCATTTGTAGAGCCCTTAGTCATTTTACTTATTCTTATTGCAAATGCTGTCGTTGGTGTTTGGCAGGAACGCAATGCCGAATCCGCTATTGAGGCACTCAAAGAATACGAGCCCGAGATGGGCAAAGTGGTTCGCCAAGACAAGTCCGGTATCCAAAAGATCCGTGCGAAAGAAATTGTGCCGGGTGATTTGGTTGAGGTGTCTGTCGGTGATAAAATTCCCGCCGACATTCGTATCACTCACATCTATTCAACCACCCTGAGAATCGATCAGTCTATTCTGACTGGTGAATCCGTGTCGGTTATCAAGCACACAGATGCCATTCCCGATCCCCGTGCTGTTAATCAGGACAAGAAGAACATTCTATTCTCTGGCACCAATGTGGCCGCTGGTAAGGCTCGTGGTGTTGTTATCGGCACCGGCCTGAGCACTGCCATTGGCAAGATTCGCACAGAAATGTCCGAGACCGAGGAGATTAAGACTCCACTGCAACAGAAGCTGGATGAGTTCGGTGAGCAGTTGTCCAAGGTTATCTCCATCATTTGCGTTGCTGTCTGGGCCATCAACATTGGACACTTCAACGATCCAGCTCACGGTGGCTCATGGATCAAGGGTGCCATCTACTATTTCAAGATTGCTGTCGCCTTGGCTGTCGCTGCCATTCCTGAGGGTCTGCCAGCTGTTATCACCACCTGTTTGGCTTTGGGTACTCGCCGCATGGCCAAGAAGAACGCCATCGTGCGTTCCCTGCCCTCTGTGGAGACTCTTGGATGCACCTCCGTCATCTGCTCTGATAAGACCGGCACACTCACCACCAATCAAATGTCCGTTTCGCGTATGTTCATCTTCGACAAGGTTGAAGGCAATGACAGCAGCTTTGTTGAGTTCGAACTGACCGGCTCCACCTACGAACCCATTGGCGAGCTCTTCTTGAGCGGCCAGCGCGTGAAGGCTAGCGATTACGACACATTGCAGGAACTCTCCACCATTTGCATCATGTGCAACGATTCGGCTATTGATTACAACGAATTCAAGCAGGCTTTCGAAAAGGTCGGTGAAGCCACCGAAACTGCTCTGATTGTCTTGGCTGAGAAACTGAACTCATTCAATGTGAACAAATCTGGTTTGGATCGTCGTTCCGCCGCCATTGCTTGCCGTGGTGAGATTGAGACCAAGTGGAAGAAGGAATTCACTCTTGAATTCTCGCGTGATCGTAAATCCATGTCCTCATACTGCACACCATTGAAGGCTTCTCGTCTGGGTACTGGACCTAAACTGTTTGTGAAGGGTGCCCCCGAAGGTGTCTTGGAACGTTGCACACACGCTCGCGTTGGCACCAGCAAGGTTCCTCTGACCTCGGCCCTCAAGAGCAAGATCCTGAACTTGACTGGTCAATATGGTACTGGTCGCGATACATTGCGTTGCTTGGCTCTCGCTGTTGCCGACAGTCCTATGCGTCCCGATGAAATGGACTTGGGTGATTCCACCAAATTCTTCCAGTATGAGGTGAACCTAACCTTTGTTGGTGTCGTTGGCATGTTGGATCCTCCACGTAAAGAAGTTTTCGATTCAATTGTTCGCTGCCGTGCTGCTGGTATTCGTGTCATTGTTATCACTGGTGATAACAAGGCTACCGCTGAAGCTATCTGCCGTCGCATTGGCGTCTTCACCGAGGATGAGGACACCAACGGCAAATCGTATTCCGGACGTGAATTCGATGATCTGTCGCCAGCTGAACAGAAGGCTGCCGTTGCCCGTTCCCGCCTGTTCTCGCGTGTGGAGCCTCAGCACAAATCCAAGATTGTTGAATTCTTGCAGGGCATGAATGAAATCTCTGCCATGACTGGTGATGGTGTCAATGATGCTCCCGCTTTGAAGAAGGCTGAAATTGGTATTGCCATGGGTTCTGGTACCGCTGTTGCCAAGTCTGCCGCTGAAATGGTTTTGGCTGATGATAACTTCTCTTCGATTGTGTCTGCCGTTGAGGAAGGTCGCGCTATTTATAACAACATGAAGCAGTTCATCCGTTACCTTATTTCATCCAACATTGGTGAGGTCGTTTCCATCTTTTTGACTGCTGCTCTGGGTCTGCCCGAAGCTTTGATCCCCGTCCAGCTGTTGTGGGTCAACTTG GTCACTGATGGTCTTCCAGCTACTGCTCTGGGCTTCAACCCTCCCGATCTGGATATCATGGAGAAACCACCCAGGAAGGCCGACGAAGGTTTGATCTCCGGCTGGCTGTTCTTCCG TTACATGGCTATTGGCTTCTATGTCGGTGCTGCCACCGTTGGTGCCGCCGCCTGGTGGTTCCTGTTCTCCGATGAAGGCCCAAAACTCACATACTGGCAACTCACTCACCACTTGGCATGCTTGGGCGGTGGCGACGAATTCAAGGGTGTCGACTGCAAGATCTTCAGCGATCCACATGCCATGACCATGGCCTTGTCTGTGCTCGTGACCATTGAAATGTTGAACGCCATGAACAG TTTATCCGAGAATCAATCCTTGATTACAATGCCACCATGGTGCAACTTGTGGTTGATTGGTTCAATGGCTCTGTCCTTCACTCTTCACTTTGTTATACTTTATGTTGAAGTACTTTCT ACCGTCTTCCAAGTGACACCGTTGTCTGCCGAGGAATGGATAACTGTGATGAAATTCTCAATTCCTGTAGTTTTATTAGATGaaacattgaaatttgttgctaGAAAAATCGCAGATG TTCCTGATGTCGTCGTCGATAAATGGTAA